In one Bacillus mesophilus genomic region, the following are encoded:
- the recJ gene encoding single-stranded-DNA-specific exonuclease RecJ, which yields MLSSKTRWIQKKTNEELAKQLSTQLSISNMVANLLVSRGITTAEEANSFLNIEKTEFHDPFLLTGMDQTVKRIHQAIDQHEKILVFGDYDADGVSSTTVMLRALRAKGAHADFYIPNRFREGYGPNRNAFQWAKEQGYRLIITVDTGISALSEAQFAKELEMDLIITDHHEPGPELPDAFSIIHPKLPGGAYPCKELAGVGVALKVAHALLGECPTEYVGMAAIGTIADLVPLHDENRLIAVKGIKALKTTNNPGIRALLSVCNVDQRDVTEETIGFSIGPRINAAGRLGDADPAVELFLTEDAEEAEFIANEINELNKERQKIVNEITLEAIELVEKEYPLENNSVLVIGKKGWNAGVIGIVASRLVEKYYRPTIVLSIDEEGLVAKGSARSIEGFDLFENLSTCRDILPHFGGHTMAAGMTVDVSNVGELRERLILLANDKLTEEDFIPVTHVDVVCKLEEITIDSIEELSKLAPYGMGNPKPKVTIPYASLSQMKKIGQDQSHLKLLLEQSGTSLDAIAFGFGEAFDQISNLAKVSILGELSINEWNNFRKPQVMVNDILIEEWQLFDWRGHKTVNKQIESISPNKRKIIVFNEETIERLNLHNFHDHILRVQDQDQQEISGHQDYLVLADLPPSLSLLEQIITTTKPARIYTIFHQSETHFFNTIPTREHFKWFYGFLGQNKQFNYKTQGDQLAKHRGWSKETIQFMLKVFFELEFVTIDSGMVTLSNSPQKRDLTDSKTYMLKQNQIEIENMIMYSSYSQLKDWFDHVYRGLVTV from the coding sequence TTGCTTTCGTCTAAAACAAGGTGGATTCAAAAGAAAACGAATGAGGAACTGGCTAAGCAGCTTTCAACGCAACTTTCGATTTCAAATATGGTAGCCAATTTATTAGTTAGTAGAGGCATCACCACTGCTGAAGAAGCTAATTCATTCTTAAATATAGAAAAAACAGAATTTCACGATCCATTTTTATTAACAGGCATGGATCAAACAGTAAAACGAATACATCAGGCAATAGATCAACATGAAAAAATCTTAGTGTTTGGTGATTATGATGCGGACGGTGTTAGTAGTACTACCGTCATGCTTAGGGCCTTACGAGCTAAAGGGGCACATGCTGATTTTTACATACCTAATCGATTTCGAGAAGGCTATGGTCCAAATAGAAATGCATTTCAATGGGCAAAGGAACAGGGATACCGTCTTATTATCACAGTCGATACAGGAATATCTGCATTAAGTGAAGCCCAATTTGCTAAAGAGCTAGAGATGGATCTTATTATTACGGACCACCATGAACCTGGGCCGGAGTTGCCAGATGCTTTTTCCATTATCCATCCTAAACTTCCGGGAGGAGCTTATCCTTGTAAGGAGCTTGCTGGGGTTGGAGTAGCTTTAAAGGTTGCACATGCCTTACTGGGAGAGTGTCCGACCGAATACGTAGGAATGGCAGCAATCGGAACCATTGCTGATTTAGTTCCTCTTCATGATGAAAATCGATTAATTGCTGTTAAAGGGATAAAAGCATTAAAAACTACAAATAATCCAGGTATTCGTGCTTTATTGTCGGTTTGTAATGTTGACCAAAGAGATGTTACAGAAGAAACAATAGGTTTCTCGATTGGTCCTAGAATTAACGCAGCGGGAAGATTAGGAGATGCTGACCCAGCTGTTGAACTGTTTCTAACAGAAGATGCTGAAGAAGCAGAGTTTATTGCGAATGAAATTAATGAACTAAATAAAGAAAGACAAAAAATAGTTAATGAAATAACCTTAGAAGCAATTGAACTGGTTGAAAAGGAATATCCTTTAGAAAATAATTCGGTCTTAGTGATTGGAAAAAAAGGTTGGAATGCAGGAGTTATTGGGATCGTAGCATCTCGACTCGTTGAAAAGTACTATAGGCCAACCATTGTATTAAGCATAGATGAAGAAGGACTAGTGGCTAAGGGATCGGCTAGGAGCATAGAAGGCTTTGATTTGTTTGAAAACTTATCGACATGCCGTGATATTCTACCTCATTTCGGTGGACATACCATGGCTGCTGGTATGACTGTTGATGTAAGTAATGTCGGTGAGTTAAGAGAGAGATTGATTCTACTCGCTAATGACAAGTTAACAGAGGAAGATTTTATTCCAGTTACACATGTTGATGTGGTGTGTAAACTTGAGGAGATTACGATTGACTCTATTGAAGAGCTTAGTAAATTAGCACCTTATGGAATGGGAAATCCTAAACCAAAAGTGACAATACCCTATGCATCTTTGTCTCAAATGAAAAAAATTGGACAAGATCAAAGTCATCTAAAGTTATTGCTAGAACAGTCTGGGACAAGCTTGGATGCTATAGCATTCGGATTTGGAGAGGCTTTTGATCAGATTTCAAATTTAGCTAAAGTCTCTATTTTGGGTGAACTATCCATTAACGAATGGAATAACTTTAGAAAGCCACAGGTTATGGTAAATGATATTTTGATTGAAGAGTGGCAGTTATTTGATTGGAGAGGTCATAAAACTGTTAATAAACAGATAGAATCAATTTCTCCGAACAAGCGCAAAATAATAGTCTTCAATGAAGAAACAATAGAAAGATTAAATTTGCATAATTTCCATGACCATATACTAAGGGTTCAGGATCAAGACCAACAGGAAATAAGTGGACATCAGGATTATTTGGTGTTGGCAGACCTTCCGCCGTCCCTGTCACTATTAGAACAGATTATTACTACAACGAAACCAGCAAGAATCTATACTATTTTTCACCAATCGGAAACGCATTTCTTTAATACGATACCGACTCGAGAGCATTTTAAATGGTTTTATGGTTTTCTTGGGCAAAATAAGCAATTTAATTACAAGACACAAGGCGATCAATTAGCCAAACATCGTGGTTGGTCAAAAGAAACAATACAGTTTATGTTAAAGGTGTTTTTTGAACTAGAATTTGTTACAATAGACAGTGGCATGGTAACACTTTCAAATTCACCCCAAAAACGTGATTTGACAGACTCAAAAACATACATGCTGAAACAAAACCAAATAGAAATCGAAAATATGATAATGTACTCATCTTATTCCCAATTAAAAGATTGGTTTGATCATGTTTATAGAGGATTGGTTACCGTATAG
- a CDS encoding LapA family protein, which translates to MKGQWTLIIALVFALIVAIFAVINVDPVRVDYLFGEASWPLILVILGSAAMGAFAVGAAGLFRIILLQKRVRQYQKENEQLKKKLDEHFQNEDLRKQNYLKSQEQKNEDSTERTEIDAPEQKLE; encoded by the coding sequence ATGAAGGGACAATGGACTCTCATTATCGCTTTAGTATTTGCGTTAATTGTTGCCATTTTTGCTGTTATTAATGTTGATCCAGTGAGAGTGGATTATTTGTTTGGAGAAGCTTCATGGCCACTTATTCTAGTGATTTTAGGTTCAGCTGCGATGGGTGCCTTTGCAGTCGGTGCAGCGGGGCTGTTTCGGATTATCTTATTACAAAAACGAGTACGTCAGTATCAAAAAGAAAATGAGCAATTAAAAAAGAAACTAGATGAGCATTTTCAAAATGAAGATTTGAGAAAGCAGAATTATTTAAAGAGCCAGGAGCAGAAGAATGAGGACTCTACAGAACGTACAGAAATAGATGCTCCGGAGCAAAAGCTAGAATAA
- a CDS encoding cation diffusion facilitator family transporter, whose amino-acid sequence MGEHKDRFKEAEFAAMVGVVGNIVLALIKGIVGVTSNSRALVADAVHSASDIAGSFAVYIGLRAAKQPPDEDHPYGHGKAESIAAIIVSVLLFLVGIEIGKSSVQSFFHEISAPKMAAVYAVVFSIIVKEWMFQYKYKLGKRINSDAIIVNAYEHRSDVFSSIAALVGISGAIIGGKLGLEWMVYLDPVAGLVVALMIIRIAWKLGAESIHNTLDHVLHDEDTKELREIVIQVDGVKKIDALFAREHGHYVIVDLKISVDPYITVEEGHRIGKNVKEKLLEHSQVQDVLIHVNPYNEED is encoded by the coding sequence ATGGGGGAGCATAAAGACCGCTTTAAAGAGGCAGAGTTTGCAGCGATGGTAGGTGTCGTTGGAAATATAGTCTTGGCCTTGATTAAAGGGATTGTTGGTGTAACAAGTAATAGTAGGGCTTTAGTGGCCGATGCTGTTCATTCAGCATCTGATATCGCTGGGTCTTTTGCTGTATACATAGGGTTAAGAGCTGCAAAACAGCCACCTGATGAGGATCATCCATATGGACACGGTAAGGCAGAATCAATTGCTGCAATTATTGTATCCGTATTACTATTTCTAGTTGGAATAGAAATTGGAAAATCATCAGTACAATCTTTCTTTCATGAGATTTCAGCACCAAAGATGGCAGCTGTTTATGCCGTTGTATTTTCTATAATTGTGAAGGAATGGATGTTTCAATATAAGTATAAATTGGGTAAACGTATTAACAGTGATGCTATTATTGTTAATGCCTATGAACATAGGTCAGATGTTTTTTCATCCATTGCTGCTTTGGTCGGAATTAGTGGGGCCATTATAGGCGGTAAGCTTGGACTAGAGTGGATGGTTTATTTAGATCCTGTAGCAGGGTTAGTTGTTGCTTTAATGATTATCAGGATCGCATGGAAACTTGGTGCTGAATCCATACATAATACGTTAGATCATGTACTTCATGATGAGGATACAAAGGAATTAAGAGAAATAGTCATTCAAGTTGATGGAGTGAAGAAAATTGACGCACTTTTTGCCAGGGAGCATGGTCATTATGTGATCGTGGATTTAAAAATCTCTGTCGATCCATACATCACGGTTGAAGAGGGACATAGAATAGGTAAAAATGTAAAGGAGAAGCTCTTAGAGCATTCACAAGTACAAGATGTTTTAATTCACGTAAATCCATATAATGAAGAAGACTAG
- a CDS encoding cation diffusion facilitator family transporter: MEAYDNLKLGEKGAWLSICTYIVLSTLKLIIGYFGNSKALMADGLNNSTDVVASVAVLIGLKIARKPPDKNHQYGHYRAETIASLVAAFIMVSVGIQVSIEGIKNLNNTATSAPSMFTGWVALGSSIVMFSVYLYNSNLAKKIKSQSIKAASKDNLSDSLVSIGAFIGISAAQFGLYWFDTVIAILVGLIIIRTGVGVFKEATLELTDGFEIQELEEIKTTIKNNPNIEKVKSVKARMHGNQVFADITIVTDHNLNVIESHHITEEIERKLSEKHNIQYAHIHIEPR; the protein is encoded by the coding sequence ATGGAGGCATATGATAACCTTAAATTGGGGGAAAAAGGCGCCTGGTTGAGCATCTGCACATACATTGTCTTATCAACATTAAAATTAATCATTGGATATTTTGGTAATTCAAAGGCATTAATGGCTGACGGATTAAATAACTCAACTGATGTAGTCGCTTCTGTTGCGGTTTTAATCGGGTTAAAAATCGCAAGAAAACCTCCTGATAAAAATCATCAATATGGCCATTATCGTGCAGAGACAATTGCTTCTCTTGTAGCTGCATTCATTATGGTGTCGGTAGGTATTCAAGTATCTATTGAGGGAATTAAGAATTTAAACAATACCGCTACTTCGGCACCTAGCATGTTTACAGGCTGGGTAGCATTAGGTAGTTCCATCGTTATGTTTTCTGTTTACCTTTACAATAGTAACTTAGCCAAAAAAATAAAAAGTCAATCTATAAAGGCAGCCTCAAAAGATAACCTATCTGATTCTCTAGTAAGTATTGGAGCCTTTATCGGTATAAGCGCTGCACAGTTCGGTCTATATTGGTTCGATACTGTTATTGCGATTTTAGTTGGATTGATCATCATTAGAACCGGTGTAGGTGTATTTAAGGAAGCAACATTAGAGCTAACTGATGGATTTGAAATACAGGAATTAGAAGAAATTAAAACCACCATTAAAAATAACCCAAATATAGAGAAAGTAAAAAGTGTAAAAGCTCGAATGCACGGTAATCAAGTTTTCGCTGACATCACTATTGTGACGGATCATAACTTAAATGTAATTGAAAGTCATCATATTACAGAGGAAATTGAGCGGAAGCTATCTGAAAAACACAACATTCAATATGCACATATTCATATAGAGCCAAGGTAG